A single window of Archangium gephyra DNA harbors:
- a CDS encoding choice-of-anchor D domain-containing protein: protein MLGLRWVCVAACLMALAGAGCDRPSSHRAPSGLGASPEKLEFGLSAVGVTKTMKVRLSNRGRAPFMVHGARATLPNVQVAPFDAFELKAGGEREVEVRFTADVEGAVAGMLEVLTDADNVGKEGVAKLGLDGQGVKAFVEVPARTLDFGNVEMGQVELRELVVRNPTKVESPVRLSFDGSDADQFGSSEAGAPFVLKPGEERRVPLAFSPQRLGAASAQLHVGVECPMCEPIVVSLSGTGIATLLEVTPLRVDFGRVPVGATAEERVIVRNLGTESMAYGGVKLLDNTSNAFRVVSAPPVAGGLLAAGAVAEIRVAFSPTAPGPVREARLELDVKPLGTSKPGPKVSLRGEVGNSCVALQPDPLDFGVVAEGMSATQDVQVINRCRNDVLLSDVKLTTKKGGYFLLATAPSSVPIPAGQSATVPITFMPRASMGEGEAELSAKILNGTSTSTEVVKVKGTGKVFAPCEYTLEPEVVEFGSVPVGSEVTLGASVRNTGKSECFLKGMQVAGGSDEAFRAERLGNQVLMPGQRARLLVRFKPGSEGEFSGMAEGWVNHASAGHLLVPLHGQGVQGCFSVQPTSLDFGITRLTCGPRERELIVYNDCPGPTTLKALRTEGDASDFKLAHGFVFPAVLPAKSRVSMKVIYEPSSDGDDAAALRFDLATGAPYTVGLVGKGVLKNEQTDEFVQESQAKVDVLFVVDNSGSMMDEQQSLGANFSAFLSHAGEAGVDYHIAVTTTGLERSSGGWATCPGGAEGGENGRFFPVDNSSPRIITPTTPGAEAVFARNTNVGVCHWDERGLEAMYRALSDPLVFDMDDPRTPQTMDGNAGFLREDAKLAIIAVTDEEDFSPQPVAAYETFLLGLKGGDRSKVLFSAIAGPGDLTTCPRASSTGSRYIQLAQSTGGVVESICTPNWAESLERISENAFGPNRSFPLSETPSDTSRIVVRVDGAVVTGGWTYDAASNTVIFDVDKAPQPGASVEITYPVGC from the coding sequence ATGTTGGGATTGCGATGGGTGTGCGTGGCCGCGTGCCTGATGGCCCTCGCGGGGGCGGGCTGCGATCGACCGTCGTCGCATCGGGCTCCGTCGGGGTTGGGGGCGTCACCGGAGAAGCTGGAGTTCGGGCTCTCGGCGGTGGGCGTGACCAAGACGATGAAGGTCCGGCTGTCCAACCGGGGCCGCGCGCCCTTCATGGTGCACGGCGCCCGGGCCACCCTGCCCAACGTGCAGGTGGCGCCCTTCGACGCCTTCGAGCTGAAGGCCGGCGGTGAGCGCGAGGTGGAGGTGCGCTTCACGGCGGACGTGGAAGGCGCGGTGGCCGGAATGTTGGAGGTGCTCACCGACGCCGACAACGTGGGCAAGGAGGGCGTGGCGAAGCTCGGCCTGGACGGCCAGGGCGTGAAGGCGTTCGTCGAGGTGCCGGCGCGTACGCTCGACTTCGGCAACGTGGAGATGGGCCAGGTGGAGCTGCGCGAGCTCGTCGTGCGCAACCCCACGAAGGTGGAGAGCCCGGTGCGGCTGTCCTTCGATGGCTCGGACGCGGATCAGTTCGGCTCCAGCGAGGCGGGAGCGCCCTTCGTGCTCAAGCCGGGCGAGGAGCGCCGGGTGCCGTTGGCCTTCAGTCCGCAGCGGCTGGGCGCGGCCTCGGCGCAGCTGCACGTGGGCGTGGAGTGTCCCATGTGCGAGCCCATCGTCGTCTCGTTGTCGGGAACGGGCATCGCCACGCTGCTGGAGGTGACGCCGCTGCGGGTGGACTTCGGCCGCGTGCCGGTGGGGGCCACCGCCGAGGAGCGCGTCATCGTGCGCAACCTGGGCACCGAGTCCATGGCGTACGGCGGGGTGAAGCTGCTGGACAACACGAGCAACGCCTTCCGCGTGGTGAGCGCGCCCCCGGTGGCGGGTGGGTTGCTCGCCGCGGGCGCGGTGGCGGAGATTCGCGTGGCCTTCTCGCCCACGGCCCCCGGCCCGGTGCGCGAGGCGCGCCTGGAACTGGACGTGAAGCCCCTGGGCACCAGCAAGCCGGGGCCCAAGGTGTCGCTCCGGGGCGAGGTGGGCAACTCGTGCGTGGCGCTGCAGCCGGATCCGCTCGACTTCGGCGTGGTGGCCGAGGGCATGAGCGCCACCCAGGACGTGCAGGTCATCAACCGCTGCCGCAACGACGTGCTGCTGAGCGACGTGAAGCTCACCACGAAGAAGGGCGGCTACTTCCTGCTGGCGACGGCGCCCTCCAGCGTGCCCATCCCCGCGGGCCAGTCCGCCACCGTTCCCATCACCTTCATGCCGCGCGCCAGCATGGGCGAGGGCGAGGCGGAGCTCTCCGCGAAGATCCTCAATGGCACCAGCACCTCCACCGAGGTGGTGAAGGTGAAGGGCACGGGCAAGGTGTTCGCGCCCTGCGAGTACACGCTGGAGCCGGAGGTGGTGGAGTTCGGCAGCGTGCCGGTGGGCTCCGAGGTGACGCTCGGCGCGTCGGTGCGCAACACCGGAAAGTCCGAGTGCTTCCTCAAGGGGATGCAGGTGGCGGGCGGCTCGGATGAGGCCTTCCGCGCGGAGCGGCTGGGCAACCAGGTGCTGATGCCGGGGCAGCGTGCGCGGCTGCTGGTGCGCTTCAAGCCGGGCTCCGAAGGGGAGTTCTCCGGCATGGCGGAGGGGTGGGTGAACCACGCGAGCGCCGGCCACCTGCTGGTGCCGCTGCACGGCCAGGGCGTGCAGGGCTGCTTCTCGGTGCAGCCCACCAGCCTGGACTTCGGCATCACGCGGCTCACCTGCGGCCCGCGCGAGCGTGAGCTCATCGTCTACAACGACTGCCCCGGGCCCACCACCCTCAAGGCCCTGCGCACCGAGGGGGATGCCTCCGACTTCAAGCTGGCCCACGGCTTCGTGTTCCCGGCGGTGCTCCCCGCCAAGAGCAGGGTCTCCATGAAGGTCATCTACGAGCCGTCGAGCGACGGGGATGACGCCGCCGCGCTGCGGTTCGACCTGGCCACGGGCGCGCCCTACACGGTGGGCCTGGTGGGCAAGGGCGTGCTCAAGAACGAGCAGACGGACGAGTTCGTCCAGGAGTCGCAGGCCAAGGTGGACGTGCTCTTCGTGGTGGACAACTCGGGCTCCATGATGGACGAGCAGCAGAGCCTGGGCGCCAACTTCTCGGCCTTCCTCTCCCACGCGGGCGAGGCGGGCGTGGACTACCACATCGCCGTCACCACCACGGGCCTCGAGCGCTCCTCGGGTGGCTGGGCGACGTGCCCGGGTGGCGCCGAGGGCGGTGAGAATGGCCGCTTCTTCCCCGTGGACAACTCCTCGCCCCGCATCATCACGCCCACCACGCCTGGCGCCGAGGCGGTCTTCGCGCGCAACACCAACGTGGGCGTGTGCCACTGGGACGAGCGGGGCCTGGAGGCCATGTACCGCGCCCTGTCGGATCCGCTCGTGTTCGACATGGATGATCCGCGCACGCCGCAGACGATGGACGGCAACGCCGGCTTCCTGCGCGAGGACGCCAAGCTGGCCATCATCGCCGTCACCGACGAGGAGGACTTCTCGCCGCAGCCGGTGGCCGCCTACGAAACGTTCCTGCTGGGCCTCAAGGGTGGGGATCGCTCCAAGGTCCTCTTCTCCGCCATCGCCGGGCCGGGGGACCTGACCACCTGTCCCCGGGCCAGCAGCACCGGCAGCCGCTACATCCAGCTGGCCCAGTCCACCGGCGGCGTGGTGGAGAGCATCTGCACGCCCAACTGGGCCGAGTCGCTGGAGCGCATCTCGGAGAACGCCTTCGGTCCCAACCGCTCCTTCCCGCTCAGCGAGACGCCCTCGGACACCTCGCGCATCGTGGTGCGCGTGGATGGTGCGGTGGTGACGGGCGGGTGGACGTACGACGCGGCCAGCAACACCGTCATCTTCGACGTGGACAAGGCGCCGCAGCCCGGGGCGAGCGTGGAAATCACCTATCCCGTGGGCTGCTAG
- a CDS encoding POT family MFS transporter encodes MASPSTAAAPTATSSARFPPQIPFIIGNEACERFSFYGMRNILTVFLIDYLLRNAVPDEVARSAQAKSLMHLFMAGVYFFPLFGGYLADRWLGKYKVILSLSLVYCLGHACLAIFENNATGFYAGLVLISLGSGGIKPCVSAMVGDQFNESNKHLVKKVFAIFYWTINFGSFFASLTIPLTLKHFGPAVAFGIPGILMFIATVIFWMGRHHYVRVPPTGPNPHSFLKVVGSALRHRGQGSHWLDGAAKEHPTESVEGAKAVFRISALLLPTIPFFWMLFDQKASTWVIQARAMDPQVGPITFQPSQMQFINPALVMILIPFLVGVVYPALQRAGWELTPLRRMPLGLAVGAFSYVIAGYYQVLIERHTVLNISWQLLPYIVLTVSEILVSTTGLEFAYTQAPREMKGIMQSVWLLTSSLANIAVAIAAALNVFTGSGQFFFYGGLALLAAVGMALMARKFEVRDYYQLDTSGPVPDRAQPPLASLNK; translated from the coding sequence ATGGCCAGTCCGTCCACCGCCGCCGCCCCCACCGCGACGTCCAGCGCCCGTTTCCCGCCCCAGATTCCCTTCATCATCGGGAACGAGGCCTGCGAGCGCTTCAGCTTCTACGGGATGCGGAACATCCTCACGGTGTTCCTCATCGACTACCTGCTGCGCAACGCCGTGCCCGACGAGGTCGCCCGCTCCGCCCAGGCCAAGAGCCTGATGCACCTCTTCATGGCGGGCGTGTACTTCTTCCCGCTGTTCGGCGGCTACCTCGCGGACCGCTGGCTGGGCAAGTACAAGGTCATCCTCTCGCTGAGCCTCGTGTACTGCCTGGGCCACGCCTGCCTGGCCATCTTCGAGAACAACGCCACCGGCTTCTACGCGGGCCTCGTCCTCATCTCCCTGGGCAGCGGCGGCATCAAGCCGTGCGTGAGCGCCATGGTGGGGGACCAGTTCAACGAGTCCAACAAGCACCTGGTGAAGAAGGTCTTCGCCATCTTCTACTGGACCATCAACTTCGGGTCCTTCTTCGCCTCGCTGACCATCCCCCTCACGCTCAAGCACTTCGGCCCCGCGGTGGCGTTCGGCATCCCCGGCATCCTGATGTTCATCGCCACCGTCATCTTCTGGATGGGTCGCCATCACTACGTGAGGGTGCCCCCCACCGGCCCCAACCCCCACTCCTTCCTCAAGGTGGTTGGCTCCGCGCTGCGCCACCGCGGGCAGGGCTCGCACTGGCTCGACGGCGCCGCCAAGGAGCACCCCACCGAGTCCGTCGAGGGCGCCAAGGCCGTCTTCCGCATCAGCGCCCTGCTGCTGCCCACCATCCCGTTCTTCTGGATGCTCTTCGATCAGAAGGCCTCCACCTGGGTCATCCAGGCGCGCGCCATGGATCCGCAGGTCGGCCCCATCACCTTCCAGCCCAGCCAGATGCAGTTCATCAACCCCGCGCTGGTGATGATCCTCATCCCCTTCCTCGTGGGCGTCGTGTACCCCGCCCTCCAGCGCGCCGGCTGGGAGCTCACCCCCCTGCGCCGCATGCCCCTGGGGCTCGCCGTGGGCGCGTTCTCGTACGTCATCGCCGGCTACTACCAGGTGCTCATCGAGCGCCACACCGTGCTCAACATCTCCTGGCAGTTGCTGCCCTACATCGTCCTCACCGTGTCGGAGATCCTCGTCTCCACCACCGGCCTCGAGTTCGCCTACACCCAGGCCCCCCGCGAGATGAAGGGCATCATGCAGAGCGTCTGGCTGCTGACCTCCTCGCTCGCCAACATCGCCGTGGCCATCGCCGCCGCCCTCAACGTCTTCACCGGCTCCGGCCAGTTCTTCTTCTATGGCGGCCTCGCGCTCCTGGCCGCCGTGGGCATGGCCCTCATGGCCCGGAAGTTCGAGGTGCGCGATTACTACCAGCTGGATACGTCCGGCCCCGTCCCCGACCGCGCCCAGCCTCCGCTCGCGAGCTTGAACAAGTAG
- the uvrA gene encoding excinuclease ABC subunit UvrA: MSEPDVISIRGAKEHNLKNISLEIPKKKLVVFTGVSGSGKSSLAFDTLYAEGQRRYVESLSAYARQFLGQMEKPKYDTIRGLSPTISIEQKAASNNPRSTVGTVTEVHDYLRVLFASVGVQHCPQCGKRVGKQSAQQIVDTLMDSPAGTKVMVLAPVVTNRKGEHKDILTEAQKRGFSRARVDGKVKSLEERIELDKKSKHDIALIIDRLVLKPEIRTRLTDAVETALREGKGMLIITDETGNTASDRIMSELNACHTCGLSFGELSPSSFSFNNPLGMCPDCNGLGTKAEMDPERIVPDPSRSLRDGAVEPWASGMNKGEGWTADFVESLAGNFDIDLDTPYGKLPAKAKKILMYGAEGKRFTVKWGDGGRYEMEWEGLVNRLMRGFKTTTSEAMRTYYQKFFSDKPCPTCEGARLKPESRAVKVHGRSIVELSRQTIGDALRWLRDMQLTETERKIATELLKEIRSRLGFLEDVGLAYLTLDRTASTLSGGESQRIRLASQMGSELTGVIYILDEPSIGLHQRDNGKLLATLKRLRDLGNSVVVVEHDEETMEEADWLVDFGPGAGELGGQVVAEGTPAQVMANEKSSTGAYLSGRKEIEIPEQRREPGKTKVVIQGAKENNLKDVTVEIPLGLFVAVTGVSGAGKSTLINEILYPAAARALYESREVPGKHKAITGLEHLDKVIDIDQRPIGRTPRSNPATYTKLFDAIRDVFAMTPEARAFGYTPGRFSFNIKGGRCEACEGDGVKLVEMHFLADVYVPCEVCNGKRFNEATLRVRYKGKNIAEVLEMSVREAMQHFGAHKDIMRVLQTLEDVGLGYIRLGQSSPTLSGGEAQRIKLARELARVATGRTLYILDEPTTGLHFEDIRKLLHVLNRLVEAGNSVLVIEHNLDVIKSADWIIDMGPEGGAGGGQLLATGTPEQVAEVKESHTGRYLKHVLTKSRKNRVGRKPPEKAAPAA; the protein is encoded by the coding sequence ATGTCCGAGCCCGACGTCATCTCCATCCGCGGAGCCAAGGAGCACAACCTCAAGAACATCTCCCTGGAGATTCCCAAGAAGAAGCTGGTGGTGTTCACCGGCGTCTCGGGTTCGGGGAAGAGCTCGCTGGCGTTCGACACGCTCTACGCCGAGGGCCAGCGCCGCTACGTGGAGAGCCTCTCCGCGTACGCGCGGCAGTTCCTCGGGCAGATGGAGAAGCCCAAGTACGACACCATCCGGGGCCTGTCGCCCACCATCTCCATCGAGCAGAAGGCGGCCAGCAACAACCCGCGCTCGACGGTGGGCACCGTCACCGAGGTGCATGACTACCTGCGCGTGCTCTTCGCCTCCGTGGGCGTGCAGCACTGCCCCCAGTGCGGCAAGCGCGTGGGCAAGCAGAGCGCCCAGCAGATCGTCGACACGCTGATGGACTCGCCCGCGGGCACCAAGGTGATGGTGCTGGCCCCCGTGGTCACCAACCGCAAGGGCGAGCACAAGGACATCCTCACCGAGGCGCAGAAGCGCGGCTTCTCCCGCGCGCGCGTGGACGGCAAGGTGAAGAGCCTGGAGGAGCGCATCGAGCTGGACAAGAAGTCCAAGCACGACATCGCGCTCATCATCGACCGGCTGGTGCTTAAGCCGGAGATCCGCACGCGGCTCACCGACGCGGTGGAGACGGCGCTGCGCGAGGGCAAGGGCATGCTCATCATCACGGATGAGACGGGCAACACGGCGAGCGATCGCATCATGAGCGAGCTCAACGCCTGCCACACGTGCGGCCTGTCCTTCGGAGAGCTGAGCCCCTCCTCGTTCTCCTTCAACAACCCGCTGGGCATGTGCCCGGACTGCAACGGCCTGGGCACCAAGGCGGAGATGGATCCGGAGCGCATCGTCCCGGATCCTTCGCGCAGCCTGCGAGATGGCGCGGTGGAGCCGTGGGCCAGCGGCATGAACAAGGGCGAGGGCTGGACGGCGGACTTCGTGGAGAGCCTGGCCGGCAACTTCGACATCGATCTGGACACGCCGTACGGCAAGCTGCCGGCGAAGGCGAAGAAGATCCTGATGTACGGCGCCGAGGGCAAGCGCTTCACCGTGAAGTGGGGCGATGGCGGCCGCTACGAGATGGAGTGGGAGGGCCTGGTCAACAGGCTGATGCGCGGCTTCAAGACGACCACGTCCGAGGCGATGCGCACCTACTACCAGAAGTTCTTCAGCGACAAGCCGTGCCCCACGTGCGAGGGCGCGCGCCTGAAGCCGGAGAGCCGGGCGGTGAAGGTGCACGGGCGCTCCATCGTGGAGCTGAGCCGGCAGACGATCGGCGACGCGCTGCGCTGGCTGCGGGACATGCAGCTCACCGAGACGGAGCGGAAGATCGCCACCGAGCTGCTCAAGGAGATCCGCAGCCGCCTGGGCTTCCTGGAGGACGTGGGGCTGGCGTACCTGACGTTGGACCGCACGGCGTCCACCTTGTCCGGCGGCGAGAGCCAGCGCATCCGGCTGGCGTCGCAGATGGGCAGCGAGCTCACGGGCGTCATCTACATCCTCGACGAGCCGTCCATCGGCCTGCACCAGCGGGACAACGGCAAGCTGCTGGCCACGCTCAAGCGGCTGCGCGACCTGGGCAACTCCGTCGTGGTGGTGGAGCACGACGAGGAGACGATGGAGGAGGCGGACTGGCTGGTGGACTTCGGACCGGGCGCGGGCGAGCTGGGCGGCCAGGTGGTGGCCGAGGGCACGCCGGCGCAGGTGATGGCCAACGAGAAGAGCTCCACGGGCGCGTACCTCTCTGGCCGCAAGGAGATCGAGATCCCCGAGCAGCGGCGCGAGCCCGGCAAGACGAAGGTGGTCATCCAGGGGGCGAAGGAGAACAACCTCAAGGACGTCACGGTGGAGATTCCGCTTGGGCTCTTCGTGGCCGTGACGGGCGTGTCGGGCGCGGGCAAGTCCACGCTCATCAATGAGATCCTCTACCCCGCCGCGGCACGCGCGCTGTACGAGAGCCGCGAGGTGCCGGGCAAGCACAAGGCCATCACGGGGCTGGAGCACCTGGACAAGGTGATCGACATCGACCAGCGGCCGATTGGACGGACGCCGCGCAGCAATCCGGCCACGTACACGAAGCTCTTCGACGCCATCCGCGACGTATTCGCGATGACGCCGGAGGCGCGGGCGTTCGGGTACACGCCGGGGCGCTTCTCCTTCAACATCAAGGGCGGACGCTGCGAGGCGTGCGAGGGCGATGGCGTGAAGCTGGTGGAGATGCACTTCCTGGCGGACGTGTACGTGCCGTGCGAGGTGTGCAACGGCAAGCGCTTCAACGAGGCGACGCTGCGGGTGCGGTACAAGGGGAAGAACATCGCCGAGGTGCTCGAGATGAGCGTGCGCGAGGCGATGCAGCACTTCGGCGCGCACAAGGACATCATGCGCGTGCTGCAGACGCTGGAGGACGTGGGCCTGGGCTACATCCGGCTGGGGCAGAGCTCGCCCACGCTGTCGGGTGGCGAGGCGCAGCGCATCAAGCTGGCGCGTGAGCTGGCGCGCGTGGCCACGGGCCGCACCCTGTACATCCTCGACGAGCCCACCACGGGTCTGCACTTCGAGGACATCCGGAAGTTGTTGCACGTGCTCAACCGGCTGGTGGAGGCGGGCAACTCGGTGCTTGTCATCGAGCACAACCTGGACGTCATCAAGAGCGCGGACTGGATCATCGACATGGGGCCCGAGGGCGGCGCGGGCGGCGGGCAGCTGCTGGCCACGGGCACGCCCGAGCAGGTGGCGGAGGTGAAGGAGAGCCACACCGGGCGCTACCTCAAGCACGTGCTGACGAAGTCCCGGAAGAATCGCGTGGGCCGCAAGCCTCCCGAGAAGGCGGCTCCCGCGGCCTGA
- a CDS encoding peptide MFS transporter produces the protein MAQSTAAAAPARGHPKGLYLLFTTEMWERMSYYGMRALLVLYMVGATDKGGFGWTQSKALQIYGLYTGLVYATPVIGGYLADRFLGQRLSVTLGGILMMMGQFVLAMPGNAEPLFYAGLGLLVVGNGFFKPNISTMVGGLYEPGDPRRDGAFTIFYIGINVGAFLASAVCGTLGEKFGWMYGFGSAGVGMGLGVLVFLAFAKRLLGNVGTAPKRVERKADVAEAPVQALTRQEVDRVIVILVLALFVVFFWAAFEQAGGLMNLYTDAKVDRNVFGFEVPTTWMQAVNPLFIMLLGPIFAEMWTGLGRKSKDPSIPAKMAMGLLLLSFGFVFMLGASKQSEAAGKAALMWVVAAYFFHTAGELCLSPVGLSMVTKLAPTRFASLLMGVWFIANAVANYLAGLIGGFAEKLGEFDLFLAITVATAVAGVVLLAISPFLKRMMHGADETKPMASEHPAPTSEPKTQVA, from the coding sequence ATGGCACAGAGCACGGCCGCCGCGGCCCCGGCCCGGGGTCACCCCAAGGGCCTTTACCTGTTGTTCACCACCGAGATGTGGGAGCGCATGAGCTATTACGGCATGCGCGCCCTGCTGGTGCTCTACATGGTGGGCGCCACCGACAAGGGCGGCTTTGGCTGGACCCAGTCCAAGGCGCTGCAGATCTACGGCCTGTACACGGGCCTGGTGTACGCCACGCCGGTGATTGGCGGGTACCTCGCGGACCGGTTCCTGGGACAGCGGCTGTCGGTGACGCTGGGCGGCATCCTGATGATGATGGGCCAGTTCGTGCTGGCGATGCCTGGAAACGCCGAGCCGCTCTTCTACGCGGGCCTGGGCCTGCTGGTGGTGGGCAACGGCTTCTTCAAGCCGAACATCTCCACGATGGTGGGCGGGCTGTACGAGCCGGGAGATCCGCGCCGGGATGGTGCCTTCACCATCTTCTACATCGGCATCAACGTGGGCGCGTTCCTGGCGTCGGCGGTGTGCGGCACGCTGGGTGAGAAGTTCGGCTGGATGTACGGCTTCGGCTCGGCGGGCGTGGGCATGGGCCTGGGCGTGCTGGTGTTCCTGGCGTTCGCCAAGCGGCTGCTGGGCAACGTGGGCACGGCGCCGAAGCGGGTGGAGCGCAAGGCGGACGTGGCCGAGGCTCCGGTGCAGGCCCTCACCCGGCAGGAAGTGGATCGCGTCATCGTGATCCTCGTGCTGGCGCTCTTCGTCGTCTTCTTCTGGGCGGCGTTCGAGCAGGCGGGTGGCTTGATGAACCTCTACACGGACGCGAAGGTGGACCGGAACGTGTTCGGCTTCGAGGTGCCCACGACGTGGATGCAGGCGGTGAACCCGCTCTTCATCATGCTGCTGGGTCCGATCTTCGCGGAGATGTGGACGGGGCTGGGCCGCAAGAGCAAGGACCCGTCGATTCCGGCGAAGATGGCGATGGGCCTGTTGCTGCTCTCGTTCGGCTTCGTGTTCATGCTGGGCGCGTCCAAGCAGAGCGAGGCGGCGGGCAAGGCGGCACTGATGTGGGTGGTGGCGGCCTACTTCTTCCACACGGCGGGAGAGCTGTGCCTGTCGCCGGTGGGCCTGTCGATGGTGACGAAGCTGGCGCCGACGCGGTTCGCCTCGCTGCTGATGGGCGTGTGGTTCATCGCCAACGCGGTGGCCAACTACCTGGCGGGTCTGATCGGTGGCTTCGCGGAGAAGCTGGGCGAGTTCGACCTGTTCCTGGCGATCACGGTGGCCACGGCGGTGGCGGGAGTGGTGCTGCTGGCCATCTCGCCGTTCCTGAAGCGGATGATGCACGGCGCGGACGAGACGAAGCCGATGGCGTCCGAGCACCCGGCGCCGACGTCGGAGCCGAAGACGCAGGTGGCGTAG
- a CDS encoding DMT family transporter: MPSIPERLRGSPLLVISSLMFAVMAFCARTVAGRLSVGQVVCARFAIGLVFLAFYFPLTRTRPRMGRPVLWALRGLFGGGSVYCYFVAIDRLAVGPATLLNACWPICAAILGIFILGERVNGYLATGLMATTFGAGLVIWSTVQGGLALTSGVGAWAGVASALLSGAAVIALRALRGDTDAASIFLSFCLFGLLFGLPFALQDWRPVTPDMVLPLLGVGLSSVVAQMIFTYAMGYVTAAAGGITTQLTPAFSWLLGALLLGEPLRPLAMVGSLVCMGGVLWGTGLVPRLLLPAARPAP, translated from the coding sequence ATGCCCTCCATCCCCGAGCGTCTGCGCGGCTCGCCGCTGCTCGTCATCTCCAGCCTCATGTTCGCGGTGATGGCCTTCTGCGCACGCACGGTGGCGGGCCGGCTGTCGGTGGGGCAGGTGGTGTGCGCCCGCTTCGCCATCGGCCTCGTCTTCCTCGCCTTCTACTTCCCACTCACCCGCACCCGTCCACGCATGGGACGGCCCGTGTTGTGGGCCCTGCGCGGCCTCTTCGGCGGCGGCTCCGTCTACTGCTACTTCGTGGCCATCGACCGGCTCGCGGTGGGGCCGGCCACGCTGCTCAACGCCTGCTGGCCCATCTGCGCCGCCATCCTCGGCATCTTCATCCTCGGCGAGCGCGTGAATGGCTACCTGGCCACCGGACTCATGGCCACCACCTTCGGAGCGGGGCTCGTCATCTGGAGCACCGTGCAGGGTGGCCTGGCCCTCACCTCGGGCGTGGGCGCGTGGGCCGGAGTGGCCTCCGCGCTCCTCAGTGGCGCGGCCGTCATCGCCCTGCGCGCGCTGCGCGGGGACACCGACGCCGCCTCCATCTTCCTCTCCTTCTGTCTCTTCGGGCTGCTGTTCGGCCTGCCCTTCGCCCTGCAGGACTGGCGGCCCGTGACGCCGGACATGGTGCTGCCGCTGCTCGGCGTGGGCCTGTCCTCCGTGGTGGCGCAGATGATCTTCACCTACGCCATGGGCTACGTGACGGCCGCGGCCGGGGGCATCACCACCCAGCTCACCCCGGCCTTCTCCTGGCTGCTCGGCGCGCTGCTGCTCGGCGAGCCCCTCCGTCCGCTCGCCATGGTGGGCTCCCTGGTGTGCATGGGTGGTGTGTTGTGGGGGACGGGGCTGGTCCCTCGCCTGCTGCTTCCGGCCGCGCGGCCCGCGCCCTGA
- a CDS encoding patatin-like phospholipase family protein: MMSGLKTGLVLGGGAARGAYEAGVLSYLREELEPELGRPLKLDILAGTSVGAIHACYLAATSDQPALQGRGMRAHWTGMKVEEVLRVGVGDVFRVLREALGKPAPHPRDLQYGGLVDPRGLRAIVSRGIPWLGIARNMRRGHIDALAVSATHVGSGRASVFVQRRDGEIPTWGNDPSYQAEATRITPHHALASAAIPVVFPAVRLRGGLHVDGGLRLNVPLSPALRLGAQRVIVVSLRHEALRARTLAGPLESTELEREQALATAPFLAGKMLNTLMMDRTDQDLGRLRRLNAILEAGTVAYGPDFARTLSGVLGHHRSQPLRYVRELLVRPSKDIGALAAEYVRTPAFRRRSSGLAHKAILRLVDRDAAHEADLASYLLFDGGFADILIDLGRQDARALRDEWLRFWSDEPQTVAERATHPPTASAA, from the coding sequence ATGATGTCCGGGCTGAAGACGGGTCTGGTCCTGGGGGGTGGTGCCGCGCGAGGGGCCTATGAGGCCGGAGTCCTCTCCTATCTGCGCGAGGAGCTGGAGCCGGAGCTCGGCCGGCCGCTGAAGCTCGACATCCTGGCGGGCACGTCGGTGGGTGCCATCCACGCCTGCTACCTCGCCGCGACGAGCGACCAGCCAGCCTTGCAAGGCAGGGGCATGCGGGCGCACTGGACGGGCATGAAGGTGGAGGAGGTGCTCCGGGTGGGCGTGGGAGACGTCTTCCGGGTGCTGCGCGAGGCGCTCGGCAAGCCGGCGCCCCATCCGCGCGATCTCCAGTACGGCGGGCTGGTGGATCCCCGAGGGCTGCGGGCCATCGTGAGCCGCGGCATTCCCTGGTTGGGGATTGCCCGCAACATGCGCAGGGGCCATATCGATGCGCTCGCGGTGAGCGCCACGCACGTGGGCAGTGGAAGGGCCTCGGTGTTCGTGCAGCGGCGCGATGGCGAAATCCCCACGTGGGGCAATGATCCCTCGTACCAGGCCGAGGCCACGCGCATCACCCCGCATCACGCCCTGGCCTCGGCGGCCATCCCGGTCGTCTTCCCGGCGGTGCGCCTGCGTGGCGGGCTGCACGTGGATGGAGGGCTGCGGCTCAACGTCCCCCTCAGCCCGGCGCTGCGGCTGGGAGCGCAGCGGGTGATCGTCGTGTCGCTGCGGCACGAGGCGTTGCGCGCCCGGACGCTCGCGGGCCCTCTGGAGAGCACCGAGCTGGAGCGCGAGCAGGCCCTGGCGACCGCGCCCTTCCTCGCGGGCAAGATGCTCAACACGCTGATGATGGACCGCACGGACCAGGACCTCGGCCGGCTGCGGCGGCTCAACGCCATCCTCGAGGCGGGCACGGTGGCCTACGGGCCGGACTTCGCGCGCACGCTCAGCGGCGTGCTGGGGCACCACCGCAGCCAGCCCCTGCGCTACGTGCGCGAGCTGCTGGTACGGCCCTCGAAGGACATCGGCGCGCTGGCCGCCGAGTATGTCCGCACGCCCGCGTTCCGCCGCCGCAGCAGTGGCCTGGCGCACAAGGCGATCCTCCGGCTGGTGGATCGGGATGCCGCGCACGAGGCGGACCTGGCCTCGTACCTGCTCTTCGACGGTGGCTTCGCGGACATCCTCATCGACCTGGGCCGGCAGGACGCCCGGGCCCTGCGCGACGAGTGGCTGCGTTTCTGGTCGGACGAGCCGCAGACCGTGGCGGAGCGGGCCACGCACCCCCCAACGGCGAGCGCCGCCTGA